The Humulus lupulus chromosome 4, drHumLupu1.1, whole genome shotgun sequence genome has a window encoding:
- the LOC133828854 gene encoding uncharacterized protein LOC133828854 — translation MFEVQVFFLYSVVTLVHFLDYAGTHAHSRSTLEVPVFWFIHGEPLFVDKHYQAKALSDMIIVAQSETSTWESHLQCNGRSLLLDLRRPIKAALAATFEHLAGLIPLHLVYSQAHETAMEIL, via the exons ATGTTTGAAGTTCAGGTTTTCTTTTTGTATAGTGTGGTAACACTCGTACACTTTCTGGACTATGCAGGTACACATGCCCATAGCAGGTCCACACTGGAGGTTCCAGTCTTTTGGTTCATTCATGGTGAGCCATTGTTTGTTGACAAACATTATCAGGCTAAGGCACTTTCAGACATGATTATTGTTGCTCAGTCAGAGACCTCAACCTGGGAAAGCCATCTACAGTGCAATGGACGTTCACTTTTGTTGGATCTTAG GAGGCCAATAAAAGCTGCACTGGCTGCTACTTTTGAACATTTGGCTGGTCTTATACCTCTACATCTTGTTTACAGTCAAGCCCATGAAACTGCAATGGAG ATTCTATAG